Proteins from a single region of Carassius gibelio isolate Cgi1373 ecotype wild population from Czech Republic chromosome B15, carGib1.2-hapl.c, whole genome shotgun sequence:
- the slc1a5 gene encoding neutral amino acid transporter B(0), with protein sequence MVDEKISIEDGKMSNGEAHQDDPTLANGLGDHKRSAPESTGQKMKRFVMANLLVILTVSAVIVGVFIGLGVRSAGLSRTQILYFGFPGELLIRLLKMIIIPLVVCSLVSGAASLDPKALGKLGGWAMLFFLVTTLISSAIGVIMAFIIQPGSSDGKKISNLYQDETQVPEAKEVIDSFLDLIRNIFPSNLVSAAFQSYTTVYKVKNITNSSSLTAFTVEKIPTGKEVDGMNILGLIVFAMAFGVALRKLGEEGEILIKFFNSFNEATMVLVSWIMWYAPLGIMFLVAAKIVEMEDVGLLFASLGKYIVCCVIGHAIHGILVLPLIYFVITRKNPYTFLLGLVTALATAFGTSSSSATLPLMMKCVEENNGVSKHISRFILPIGATVNMDGAACFQCVAAVFIAQLNGIPLDFVQVITILVTATASSVGAAGIPAGGVLTLAIILESIGLPTNDLSLILAVDWLVDRTCTVINVEGDAYGAGLLQYFVDRESSKEGAELNKVRVEKEDPASRPESSPLIEKQGKLELEEVAGPKPCEEESYM encoded by the exons ATGGTAGACGAAAAGATCTCAATAGAAGACGGAAAGATGTCCAACGGTGAAGCGCACCAGGACGACCCGACCCTCGCCAACGGTTTGGGTGATCACAAGAGGAGCGCGCCGGAGAGCACCGGGCAGAAGATGAAGCGCTTCGTCATGGCCAATCTGCTGGTCATCCTGACGGTGTCTGCGGTCATTGTCGGTGTCTTCATCGGGCTCGGCGTGAGAAGCGCCGGCTTGAGCCGCACGCAGATCCTTTACTTCGGGTTCCCCGGCGAGCTCCTCATCCGCCTGCTCAAGATGATCATCATTCCTCTGGTGGTCTGCAGTCTGGTGTCCGGTGCGGCCAGCCTGGACCCCAAAGCCCTGGGCAAGCTGGGCGGCTGGGCGATGCTCTTCTTCCTAGTGACCACTCTGATCTCGTCCGCCATCGGCGTTATCATGGCGTTCATCATACAGCCGGGCTCCAGCGACGGCAAAAAAATATCCAACCTCTACCAGGACGAAACACAGGTTCCTGAAGCCAAAGAAGTCATCGACTCGTTTCTAGACTTGATCAG aaacatcttCCCTTCGAACCTGGTATCAGCTGCCTTTCAGTCG TATACCACTGTTTACAAGGTTAAAAATATTACCAACTCCAGCAGCTTGACTGCCTTCACTGTGGAAAAG ATTCCAACTGGCAAAGAAGTGGATGGAATGAACATCCTGGGGCTCATTGTTTTTGCCATGGCGTTTGGTGTGGCCTTGAGGAAACTTGGAGAGGAAGGAGAGATCCTTATCAAGTTCTTCAACTCTTTCAACGAGGCCACCATGGTGTTGGTCTCCTGGATCATGTG GTATGCCCCACTGGGTATTATGTTCCTGGTCGCTGCTAAGATTGTAGAAATGGAGGATGTTGGCTTGCTGTTCGCCAGCCTGGGGAAGTACATCGTCTGCTGCGTCATTGGCCATGCCATCCATGGTATCCTCGTCCTCCCGCTCATTTACTTCGTGATCACACGGAAGAATCCATACACTTTCTTGCTGGGATTGGTCACTGCTTTGGCCACTGCCTTTGGAACCTCCTCTAG CTCTGCCACGTTGCCCCTTATGATGAAGTGTGTGGAGGAGAACAACGGCGTGTCCAAGCACATCAGCCGCTTCATCCTGCCCATCGGAGCGACTGTCAACATGGACGGAGCCGCTTGTTTCCAGTGCGTAGCTGCGGTGTTCATCGCTCAGCTGAACGGAATCCCACTGGACTTCGTCCAGGTCATCACCATCCT CGTGACTGCGACGGCGTCGAGCGTGGGTGCTGCTGGGATCCCTGCTGGAGGGGTGCTGACGCTGGCCATCATTTTGGAGTCAATAGGCCTGCCCACCAACGATCTGTCCCTCATCTTGGCTGTGGACTGGCTTGT CGATCGAACTTGCACGGTCATCAATGTTGAAGGCGACGCCTACGGAGCAGGTCTTCTGCAGTATTTTGTGGACCGTGAGTCCAGTAAAGAGGGGGCGGAGCTAAACAAAGTGCGAGTGGAGAAAGAAGACCCCGCCTCCAGGCCAGAAAGTTCACCTCTCATCGAGAAACAGGGAAAACTTGAATTGGAAGAAGTCGCTGGACCGAAACCCTGTGAAGAGGAGTCCTATATGTAG
- the fkrp gene encoding fukutin-related protein has product MRISFCQALLTGAIILNLLILYYVSRAQQQMMEKRREQSKGLKKASLPVAGLGAMGNLVGGSIVGGVKMGGLEANMRGPRVTILVLEFEDFENYVGDVARSFLRQRPELPFLAVAESPPYPPLALPEGARLLVLSPSPDQPPQSHRPEFNVQTEFVLLVPDGVELDHGRQIERLIRELEGEGGGPVRLVAAPVLTRSAVQCLHLRVNLREWTATYTSAASGSSGSVCTALQGDAVVLIRTEDLFNLSVPLGRPLMSSLFIQTSLRGWKVKLLEGPSFSASHRPLFSSAHNQWKADSRLKDATNHLMRSFGMKRVLLPDGRDQWFGCSKETPRCFGTVRDDTPEYLYLERWTPPCCLRALRETTKYVINILESSGVRYWLEGGSLLGAARHQDIIPWDYDVDLGIYLEDIPNCDYLKNLDSGSLVDANGYVWERAVEGDFYRVQYSEANHLHVDLWPFYPRNGVMTRDTWTEHKQDVEFPEHFLQPLVPMQFAGITAYGPNNHRAFLELKFGEGVIENPQYPNPAKKRLDRSRTLGS; this is encoded by the coding sequence ATGCGTATCAGTTTTTGCCAGGCTCTGTTAACAGGAGCCATCATTTTGAATTTGCTCATTCTATATTATGTCTCACGGGCCCAGCAGCAGATGATGGAGAAGCGCCGGGAGCAAAGTAAAGGCTTAAAGAAAGCCTCTTTGCCTGTGGCTGGACTGGGAGCTATGGGTAATCTGGTAGGTGGAAGCATTGTTGGAGGTGTCAAAATGGGAGGCCTTGAGGCCAACATGCGTGGTCCACGCGTTACAATCCTCGTTCTTGAATTTGAAGACTTTGAAAACTACGTTGGTGATGTTGCACGCTCCTTTCTGCGCCAGAGACCAGAGTTGCCCTTCCTCGCTGTAGCTGAAAGTCCACCGTACCCTCCTCTGGCACTTCCAGAGGGAGCCCGGCTCCTGGTGTTGTCGCCGAGCCCTGACCAGCCTCCACAATCCCACCGCCCCGAGTTCAATGTGCAGACGGAGTTTGTTTTGTTAGTTCCAGATGGCGTCGAGCTGGACCACGGCCGACAAATCGAGCGTCTAATTCGGGAGCTGGAAGGGGAAGGTGGCGGTCCGGTCCGACTCGTTGCTGCCCCTGTGCTGACACGCTCGGCAGTGCAGTGCCTGCACCTTCGGGTGAATCTACGGGAATGGACCGCGACCTACACTTCTGCGGCCTCAGGGAGCAGCGGCAGCGTCTGCACAGCCCTGCAGGGAGACGCCGTGGTTCTTATCCGCACCGAGGACCTTTTCAATCTCTCGGTTCCCTTAGGGCGCCCCCTCATGTCTTCCTTGTTCATACAAACTTCTCTGCGCGGCTGGAAGGTCAAGCTCCTGGAGGGACCTTCGTTCTCTGCAAGTCATCGTCCGCTGTTTAGCTCAGCGCACAACCAGTGGAAGGCGGACAGTCGCCTGAAAGACGCCACCAATCACCTCATGCGTAGCTTCGGGATGAAGCGCGTGCTGCTGCCTGATGGTCGCGATCAGTGGTTTGGCTGCAGTAAAGAGACACCGCGATGTTTCGGCACAGTGCGTGACGATACACCGGAATACCTCTACCTAGAGCGCTGGACTCCTCCTTGCTGTTTGCGCGCCCTACGAGAGACCACTAAGTATGTTATCAATATCTTGGAAAGCTCTGGTGTGCGTTACTGGCTGGAAGGCGGTTCCTTGTTGGGAGCAGCCCGACACCAGGATATAATCCCATGGGACTATGACGTGGATTTAGGCATCTACTTGGAGGACATTCCAAATTGCGACTACCTAAAGAACCTGGACTCCGGCTCACTGGTGGATGCTAACGGCTACGTGTGGGAGCGAGCGGTGGAAGGCGACTTCTATCGTGTGCAGTATAGTGAAGCCAACCATTTGCATGTGGACTTGTGGCCCTTCTACCCTCGCAATGGAGTTATGACCAGAGACACTTGGACTGAGCACAAACAAGACGTGGAGTTCCCAGAGCATTTTTTGCAACCCCTGGTGCCAATGCAGTTCGCCGGCATCACTGCTTATGGTCCGAACAACCACCGTGCCTTCTTGGAACTCAAGTTTGGGGAAGGGGTTATTGAGAACCCCCAGTATCCGAACCCTGCCAAGAAAAGACTGGACAGGAGTCGCACGTTAGGATCGTAG